In Streptomyces seoulensis, the following are encoded in one genomic region:
- a CDS encoding sigma-70 family RNA polymerase sigma factor — MPRDRSADDRRLDGWLTATARGSEEAFTLLYDSLSGSVRGLALRVVRDASQAEEVAQEVMLEVWRTAARFRPERASAKAWVFALAHHRAVDRVRSAQAASDRDRRVAEGSSERPFDMVAELVQDRDERRRLYRCLAALGRDLRVPLVLAYYEGLTYDEVAHALSKPPGTVKTRMRTGLHRLRECLEAGG; from the coding sequence ATGCCCAGGGACAGGTCCGCCGACGACCGCCGGCTCGACGGCTGGCTGACGGCGACCGCGCGCGGCAGCGAGGAGGCGTTCACCCTGCTGTACGACAGCCTGTCCGGCTCCGTGCGCGGCCTGGCCCTGCGCGTGGTGCGCGACGCCTCGCAGGCGGAGGAGGTCGCGCAGGAGGTGATGCTGGAGGTGTGGCGTACGGCGGCCCGTTTCCGTCCCGAGCGCGCCTCGGCCAAGGCCTGGGTGTTCGCCCTGGCGCACCACCGCGCGGTCGACCGGGTCCGCTCGGCGCAGGCGGCGTCCGACCGGGACCGCCGGGTGGCCGAGGGCAGCAGCGAGCGCCCGTTCGACATGGTGGCCGAGCTGGTGCAGGACCGCGACGAGCGGCGCAGGCTCTACCGCTGCCTGGCCGCGCTCGGCCGCGACCTGCGGGTGCCGCTGGTGCTGGCGTACTACGAGGGCCTGACGTACGACGAGGTCGCCCACGCCCTGAGCAAGCCGCCCGGCACGGTGAAGACGCGGATGCGCACCGGACTGCACCGGCTGCGGGAGTGTCTGGAGGCCGGCGGATGA